One window of the Megalops cyprinoides isolate fMegCyp1 chromosome 2, fMegCyp1.pri, whole genome shotgun sequence genome contains the following:
- the bcar3 gene encoding breast cancer anti-estrogen resistance protein 3 isoform X2: protein MSERCNILRTLTAALCCFYQKSSVIGAKFSRDKYIMEGPPEKLRKELEEELKLGCEEPRSHAWYHGAIPRQVAESLVQRDGDFLIRDSLSSPGNYVLTCQWKNSPQHFKINKKVVAMNEAYSRVQYLFEKEGFDSVPALVRYYVGNRKPVSEVVGAIIFQPINRGLPLRCLEEKYGVAAVRVEAVTAERKSQPSKRLSLNIMNGHAQDHALSRGNLLRNKDKCGSQPACLNHVQERRRPLKTHQSESFLPLGSRSQPQSQVMEPQVSPKSPVFRTGSEPALSPTVPRRMALEIQAGEAIRGSDSQLCPKPPPKPSKVPSMRMPRSPRLQRLALSPPAPPPKPQQQQQQQQQQQLLSPEVNYCELSPCSPAERDRVIGPLPNNSYVDRLRTEEARKSCLRASNPNLSGPVLDRSSYHHAIEALEDSNEEEEEEDREGEEGKQARPEKIEKEEERVEEKARAFRRPVFETMSAFRPGDFESRLLPSENKPLEMSVLKRAKELLLRQDHRTIAKHILQADCQVARILNVSEEVKGQMGVSSGLELVTLPHGRQLRQDLMERHSTMAIGVAVDILGCTGSLEERAATLNRIILVALELKDSMGDLYAFSSIMKALDMPQITRLDHTWTTLRRKYTQTAIIYEKSLKPFYKGLYEGNVDVPLDSTTVPLLIPLLMLMERPAVAFEGMELWENNDQGCEIMLRHLEAARMMAHHADVYRAKAVRILQDFQPDEDMLEIFKTDFQLRLLWGSRGAAVNQTERYEKFKLILTALSRKLEPPVKHTEL from the exons TTCTCCCGGGACAAGTACATCATGGAGGGACCTCCGGAGAAGCTGcgcaaggagctggaggaggagctgaagctgGGGTGTGAGGAGCCTCGCAGTCATGCCTGGTACCACGGAGCCATCCCCAGACAG GTGGCGGAGAGCCTGGTCCAGAGGGACGGAGACTTCCTGATCCGCGACTCCCTGTCCAGCCCGGGCAACTATGTCCTGACCTGCCAGTGGAAGAACAGCCCCCAGCACTTCAAGATCAACAAGAAGGTGGTCGCCATGAACGAGGCCTACTCCCGGGTGCAGTACCTGTTCGAGAAGGAGGGCTTTGACAGTGTGCCCGCCCTGGTGCGCTACTACGTGGGCAACCGCAAGCCCGTGTCCGAGGTCGTGGGCGCCATCATCTTCCAGCCCATAAACAGGGGCCTGCCCCTGCGCTGCCTGGAGGAGAAGTACGGGGTGGCGGCCGTCCGGGTGGAGGCTGTCACAGCGGAGCGCAAGAGCCAGCCTTCCAAGCGCCTGAGCCTGAACATCATGAACGGGCACGCCCAGGACCACGCCCTCAGCCGTGGGAACCTGCTGAG GAACAAAGACAAGTGCGGAAGCCAGCCGGCGTGTCTCAATCACGTTCAGGAGAGGCGGCGACCCCTCAAAACTCACCAATCGGAGAGCTTCCTTCCTCTTG gctccAGGTCACAGCCCCAGTCCCAGGTCATGGAGCCCCAGGTGAGCCCCAAGTCCCCGGTGTTCAGGACGGGGAGCGAGCCGGCACTCAGCCCCACGGTCCCGCGCAGGATGGCCCTGGAGATTCAGGCCGGGGAGGCCATCCGCGGCTCTGACAGTCAGCTGTGCCCCAAGCCCCCCCCGAAGCCCAGCAAGGTGCCCTCCATGCGGATGCCCCGTTCCCCTCGCCTCCAGCGCCTCGCCCTTTCGCCGCCGGCTCCTCCCCCAAaaccgcagcagcagcagcaacagcagcagcagcagcagctgctcagCCCAGAGGTAAACTACTGCGAGCTGAGCCCCTGCAGCCCGGCTGAAAGGGACAGAGTCATCGGCCCACTCCCAAACAACAGCTACGTGGATAGACTGAGGACAGAGGAGGCCAGGAAGAGCTGCCTCAGAGCCTCCAACCCCAACCTCTCTGGGCCCGTGCTGGACCGCAGCTCCTACCACCACGCCATCGAGGCACTGGAGGACAGcaatgaagaggaggaggaggaggacagggagggggaggagggaaagcaGGCCAGGCCAGAGAAAAtagagaaggaagaggagcGAGTAGAGGAGAAGGCAAGGGCCTTCCGGCGGCCTGTGTTTGAGACGATGTCGGCCTTCCGGCCAGGAGACTTTGAGAGCCGGCTCCTGCCGTCCGAGAACAAGCCCTTGGAGATGAGCGTGCTGAAGAGAGCCAAAGAGCTGCTCCTCCGACAGGACCACAGGACCATCGCCAAGCACATCCTGCAGGCCGACTGCCAG GTTGCTAGGATACTGAATGTCTCTGAAGAGGTGAAGGGTCAGATGGGAGTGAGCTCTGGTCTGGAGCTGGTGACACTTCCCCATGGCAGGCAGCTGCGTCAGGACCTGATGGAAAG GCACAGCACCATGGCCATCGGGGTGGCGGTGGACATCCTGGGCTGCACGGGGAGCCTGGAGGAGCGCGCGGCCACGCTCAACCGCATCATCCTGGTGGCGCTGGAGCTCAAGGACTCCATGGGGGACCTGTACGCCTTCTCCTCCATCATGAAGGCTCTGGACATGCCACAG ATCACAAGGTTAGACCACACCTGGACCACCTTAAGAAGGAAATACACGCAGACGGCCATCATATACGAGAAGTCCCTCAAGCCCTTCTACAAGGGGCTGTATGAAGGAAATG TTGATGTCCCTCTGGACAGCACCACAGTGCCCCTCCTAATACCACTGCTGATGCTGATGGAGCGCCCGGCGGTGGCCTTCGAGGGCATGGAGCTGTGGGAGAACAACGACCAGGGCTGTGAGATCATGCTCCGCCACCTGGAGGCGGCCCGGATGATGGCGCACCACGCGGACGTCTACCGCGCAAAAGCAGTGCGCATCCTGCAAG ATTTCCAACCTGACGAAGACATGCTGGAGATCTTTAAGACGGACTTCCAGCTGCGGCTGCTGTGGGGCAGCCGAGGGGCAGCGGTGAACCAGACGGAGCGATACGAGAAGTTCAAACTGATCCTCACCGCCCTGTCCAGAAAGCTGGAGCCTCCGGTCAAGCACACTGAACTCTGA
- the bcar3 gene encoding breast cancer anti-estrogen resistance protein 3 isoform X3 codes for MEGPPEKLRKELEEELKLGCEEPRSHAWYHGAIPRQVAESLVQRDGDFLIRDSLSSPGNYVLTCQWKNSPQHFKINKKVVAMNEAYSRVQYLFEKEGFDSVPALVRYYVGNRKPVSEVVGAIIFQPINRGLPLRCLEEKYGVAAVRVEAVTAERKSQPSKRLSLNIMNGHAQDHALSRGNLLRNKDKCGSQPACLNHVQERRRPLKTHQSESFLPLGSRSQPQSQVMEPQVSPKSPVFRTGSEPALSPTVPRRMALEIQAGEAIRGSDSQLCPKPPPKPSKVPSMRMPRSPRLQRLALSPPAPPPKPQQQQQQQQQQQLLSPEVNYCELSPCSPAERDRVIGPLPNNSYVDRLRTEEARKSCLRASNPNLSGPVLDRSSYHHAIEALEDSNEEEEEEDREGEEGKQARPEKIEKEEERVEEKARAFRRPVFETMSAFRPGDFESRLLPSENKPLEMSVLKRAKELLLRQDHRTIAKHILQADCQVARILNVSEEVKGQMGVSSGLELVTLPHGRQLRQDLMERHSTMAIGVAVDILGCTGSLEERAATLNRIILVALELKDSMGDLYAFSSIMKALDMPQITRLDHTWTTLRRKYTQTAIIYEKSLKPFYKGLYEGNVDVPLDSTTVPLLIPLLMLMERPAVAFEGMELWENNDQGCEIMLRHLEAARMMAHHADVYRAKAVRILQDFQPDEDMLEIFKTDFQLRLLWGSRGAAVNQTERYEKFKLILTALSRKLEPPVKHTEL; via the exons ATGGAGGGACCTCCGGAGAAGCTGcgcaaggagctggaggaggagctgaagctgGGGTGTGAGGAGCCTCGCAGTCATGCCTGGTACCACGGAGCCATCCCCAGACAG GTGGCGGAGAGCCTGGTCCAGAGGGACGGAGACTTCCTGATCCGCGACTCCCTGTCCAGCCCGGGCAACTATGTCCTGACCTGCCAGTGGAAGAACAGCCCCCAGCACTTCAAGATCAACAAGAAGGTGGTCGCCATGAACGAGGCCTACTCCCGGGTGCAGTACCTGTTCGAGAAGGAGGGCTTTGACAGTGTGCCCGCCCTGGTGCGCTACTACGTGGGCAACCGCAAGCCCGTGTCCGAGGTCGTGGGCGCCATCATCTTCCAGCCCATAAACAGGGGCCTGCCCCTGCGCTGCCTGGAGGAGAAGTACGGGGTGGCGGCCGTCCGGGTGGAGGCTGTCACAGCGGAGCGCAAGAGCCAGCCTTCCAAGCGCCTGAGCCTGAACATCATGAACGGGCACGCCCAGGACCACGCCCTCAGCCGTGGGAACCTGCTGAG GAACAAAGACAAGTGCGGAAGCCAGCCGGCGTGTCTCAATCACGTTCAGGAGAGGCGGCGACCCCTCAAAACTCACCAATCGGAGAGCTTCCTTCCTCTTG gctccAGGTCACAGCCCCAGTCCCAGGTCATGGAGCCCCAGGTGAGCCCCAAGTCCCCGGTGTTCAGGACGGGGAGCGAGCCGGCACTCAGCCCCACGGTCCCGCGCAGGATGGCCCTGGAGATTCAGGCCGGGGAGGCCATCCGCGGCTCTGACAGTCAGCTGTGCCCCAAGCCCCCCCCGAAGCCCAGCAAGGTGCCCTCCATGCGGATGCCCCGTTCCCCTCGCCTCCAGCGCCTCGCCCTTTCGCCGCCGGCTCCTCCCCCAAaaccgcagcagcagcagcaacagcagcagcagcagcagctgctcagCCCAGAGGTAAACTACTGCGAGCTGAGCCCCTGCAGCCCGGCTGAAAGGGACAGAGTCATCGGCCCACTCCCAAACAACAGCTACGTGGATAGACTGAGGACAGAGGAGGCCAGGAAGAGCTGCCTCAGAGCCTCCAACCCCAACCTCTCTGGGCCCGTGCTGGACCGCAGCTCCTACCACCACGCCATCGAGGCACTGGAGGACAGcaatgaagaggaggaggaggaggacagggagggggaggagggaaagcaGGCCAGGCCAGAGAAAAtagagaaggaagaggagcGAGTAGAGGAGAAGGCAAGGGCCTTCCGGCGGCCTGTGTTTGAGACGATGTCGGCCTTCCGGCCAGGAGACTTTGAGAGCCGGCTCCTGCCGTCCGAGAACAAGCCCTTGGAGATGAGCGTGCTGAAGAGAGCCAAAGAGCTGCTCCTCCGACAGGACCACAGGACCATCGCCAAGCACATCCTGCAGGCCGACTGCCAG GTTGCTAGGATACTGAATGTCTCTGAAGAGGTGAAGGGTCAGATGGGAGTGAGCTCTGGTCTGGAGCTGGTGACACTTCCCCATGGCAGGCAGCTGCGTCAGGACCTGATGGAAAG GCACAGCACCATGGCCATCGGGGTGGCGGTGGACATCCTGGGCTGCACGGGGAGCCTGGAGGAGCGCGCGGCCACGCTCAACCGCATCATCCTGGTGGCGCTGGAGCTCAAGGACTCCATGGGGGACCTGTACGCCTTCTCCTCCATCATGAAGGCTCTGGACATGCCACAG ATCACAAGGTTAGACCACACCTGGACCACCTTAAGAAGGAAATACACGCAGACGGCCATCATATACGAGAAGTCCCTCAAGCCCTTCTACAAGGGGCTGTATGAAGGAAATG TTGATGTCCCTCTGGACAGCACCACAGTGCCCCTCCTAATACCACTGCTGATGCTGATGGAGCGCCCGGCGGTGGCCTTCGAGGGCATGGAGCTGTGGGAGAACAACGACCAGGGCTGTGAGATCATGCTCCGCCACCTGGAGGCGGCCCGGATGATGGCGCACCACGCGGACGTCTACCGCGCAAAAGCAGTGCGCATCCTGCAAG ATTTCCAACCTGACGAAGACATGCTGGAGATCTTTAAGACGGACTTCCAGCTGCGGCTGCTGTGGGGCAGCCGAGGGGCAGCGGTGAACCAGACGGAGCGATACGAGAAGTTCAAACTGATCCTCACCGCCCTGTCCAGAAAGCTGGAGCCTCCGGTCAAGCACACTGAACTCTGA